A single region of the Methylocystis echinoides genome encodes:
- a CDS encoding electron transfer flavoprotein subunit alpha/FixB family protein gives MAILLLAETANGALAPSTAKAVTAAQQIGGPIHVLVVGPGLKAAADQAAKISGVEKVLYAEDAALDHVLAEPVAALILSLAPSYDVIMAPSTSATKNVLPRVAALLDVAQVSDIIKVVSADTFDRPIYAGNAIQTVRAKDAKKVITVRTTAFAAAPEGGSAAVESIGGAANPGVSSFKSEELAKSERPELTSARIIISGGRALGSAENFQKVLDPVANRLNAAIGASRAAVDAGYAPNDLQVGQTGKAVAPELYVAVGISGAIQHLAGMKDSKIIVAINKDEEAPIFQVADYGLVADLFQAVPELDAELAKLGK, from the coding sequence ATGGCCATTCTGCTTCTCGCCGAAACCGCCAATGGCGCCCTCGCGCCCTCGACCGCCAAGGCGGTCACCGCCGCCCAGCAGATCGGCGGCCCGATTCACGTGCTCGTCGTCGGCCCCGGCCTGAAGGCCGCCGCCGATCAGGCCGCGAAGATTTCGGGCGTGGAGAAGGTGCTCTACGCCGAGGACGCGGCGCTCGACCATGTGCTCGCCGAGCCGGTCGCCGCGCTGATCCTGTCGCTCGCGCCGTCCTATGACGTGATCATGGCCCCCTCGACCAGCGCGACGAAGAATGTGCTGCCGCGCGTCGCCGCGCTGCTCGACGTGGCGCAGGTCTCCGACATCATCAAGGTCGTCTCGGCCGACACCTTCGACCGTCCGATCTACGCCGGCAACGCCATCCAGACCGTCCGCGCCAAGGACGCCAAGAAGGTCATCACCGTCCGCACCACCGCTTTCGCGGCGGCGCCCGAAGGCGGCTCGGCTGCGGTCGAGTCCATCGGCGGCGCGGCCAATCCGGGCGTTTCGTCCTTCAAGAGCGAGGAGCTGGCGAAGTCGGAGCGTCCCGAGCTGACCTCGGCCCGCATCATCATCTCCGGCGGCCGCGCGCTCGGCTCCGCCGAGAACTTCCAGAAGGTGCTCGATCCGGTGGCGAACCGCCTGAACGCCGCCATCGGCGCCTCGCGCGCGGCGGTCGACGCCGGCTATGCGCCCAACGACCTTCAGGTCGGCCAGACCGGCAAGGCCGTGGCGCCCGAGCTTTACGTCGCCGTCGGCATTTCCGGCGCGATCCAGCATCTCGCCGGCATGAAGGACTCGAAGATCATCGTCGCCATCAACAAGGACGAAGAGGCGCCGATCTTCCAGGTCGCCGATTACGGTCTGGTGGCGGATCTGTTCCAGGCCGTGCCGGAGCTGGACGCGGAGCTGGCGAAGCTCGGGAAGTAA
- a CDS encoding electron transfer flavoprotein subunit beta/FixA family protein, translating to MKILVPVKRVVDYNVKIRVKPDGSGVDLANVKMSMNPFDEIAVEEALRLKEAGKATEVVVVTIGPAKADETLRTALAMGADRGILVKTDDTVEPLAVAKILAKIAAEEQPGLIVLGKQAIDDDSNQTGQMLAALLGWGQGTFASKVVVADGAVDVTREIDGGLQTVSLKLPAVVTTDLRLNEPRYASLPNIIKAKKKEVAVKAPSDYGVDIAPRLDVLKTAEPATRSAGVKVGSVAELVSKLKEAGVL from the coding sequence ATGAAGATTCTCGTGCCCGTCAAGCGGGTCGTCGACTACAACGTCAAAATCCGGGTCAAGCCCGATGGCTCCGGCGTCGATCTCGCCAATGTGAAGATGTCGATGAACCCCTTCGACGAAATCGCCGTCGAGGAGGCGCTGCGCCTGAAGGAGGCCGGCAAGGCGACGGAAGTCGTCGTCGTCACCATCGGCCCGGCCAAGGCCGACGAGACGCTGCGCACCGCGCTGGCCATGGGCGCCGACCGCGGCATTCTGGTCAAGACCGACGACACGGTCGAGCCGCTGGCCGTCGCCAAGATCCTGGCGAAGATCGCCGCCGAGGAGCAGCCGGGCCTGATCGTGCTCGGCAAGCAGGCCATCGACGACGACTCGAACCAGACCGGCCAGATGCTCGCCGCTTTGCTCGGCTGGGGCCAGGGCACCTTCGCCTCCAAGGTGGTGGTCGCCGACGGCGCGGTCGATGTGACCCGCGAGATCGACGGCGGCCTGCAGACGGTGAGCCTCAAGCTCCCGGCGGTGGTGACGACCGATCTCCGGCTCAACGAGCCGCGCTACGCCAGCCTGCCCAACATCATCAAGGCGAAGAAGAAGGAGGTCGCCGTCAAGGCGCCGTCCGACTATGGCGTCGACATCGCGCCGCGCCTCGACGTGCTGAAGACCGCCGAACCGGCGACCCGCTCGGCGGGCGTCAAGGTCGGCTCGGTCGCCGAACTCGTCTCGAAGCTCAAGGAAGCGGGAGTTCTCTGA
- a CDS encoding arylsulfatase yields the protein MKPGCGGFLATIVLFILATGAAAGQQINGTPGSPAATITLKGDQVPPPPFKFGGKIERNAAQSTPYWPPRVVPPKGAPNVLLIMTDDSGFGVPSAFGGVIPTPSLERIAQNGLRYTNFNSTALCSPTRAALITGRNHHSVGFGVVSEQATGYPGYDSVIPDSKATIGRILKENGYRTSWFGKDHNTPAYQASQDGPFDQWPIGMGFDYFYGFLGGDSNQWAPNLFRNTTQIYPFMGKPGWNLTTAMADDAIAYLNRVNALAPEQPFLLYYAPGGTHAPHHPTPEWVRKISDLHLFDQGWNALREQIYANQKKLGVIPQNAKLTPWPHDLLKNWDELSADEKKLFIRQAEVFAAYVAYTDHEIGRVIQAVEDMGKLDNTLIIYINGDNGTSAEGQLNGTPNEVAMFNGVQVPVTDQLKFYDAWGTESTYPHMSVGWAWAFDTPFSWTKQIASHFGGVRQGMAISWPAVITDKGGVRNQFHHMIDIAPTILEATHVPEPKVVDGVKQSPMEGVSLMYTFDAKNADAPSRHKTQYFEMMGDHALYHDGWIASTKVMRAPWDVMGKVSQDPAGFPFELYDLRTDWTQSENVADKHPEKVKELEKIFLQEAKKYQVLPLDASVATRLVTPRPSLTAGRNVFVWTQPLTGTPNGSAPFILDASYNFRADVDIPQGGGDGMLITQGGRFGGYGFYLRQGRPVFTWNLVDLKRQRWEGLDQIPPGKHTIEFDFRYDGLGLATLAFDNLSGIGRGGTGVLKVDGKLVAEQKMKRTLPLILQWDESLDVGSDTLTGVDDADYQPPFAFNGRIDRITLTVERPKLTPEDEKRLREAAAGGKTSE from the coding sequence ATGAAACCGGGATGCGGCGGTTTTCTTGCAACGATTGTTCTGTTCATTCTGGCCACGGGGGCAGCGGCGGGTCAGCAGATCAACGGGACGCCCGGCTCGCCCGCGGCCACGATCACCCTCAAAGGGGACCAGGTCCCGCCCCCGCCGTTCAAATTCGGCGGCAAGATCGAGCGCAATGCGGCGCAGTCGACGCCGTACTGGCCGCCGCGCGTCGTGCCACCGAAAGGCGCGCCGAACGTGCTCCTCATCATGACCGACGACTCCGGCTTCGGCGTGCCGAGCGCCTTCGGCGGCGTCATCCCGACGCCGTCGCTGGAGCGCATCGCCCAGAACGGGCTGCGCTACACCAATTTCAACTCGACGGCGCTGTGCTCGCCGACGCGGGCCGCGCTCATCACCGGCCGCAACCATCATTCGGTCGGTTTCGGCGTCGTTTCCGAGCAGGCGACGGGCTACCCCGGCTATGACAGCGTCATCCCCGACAGCAAGGCGACGATCGGCCGCATCCTTAAGGAAAATGGTTATCGCACCTCCTGGTTCGGCAAGGATCACAACACCCCCGCCTATCAGGCCAGCCAGGACGGGCCCTTCGACCAGTGGCCCATCGGCATGGGCTTCGATTACTTCTACGGCTTCCTGGGCGGCGACTCCAATCAATGGGCGCCCAATCTGTTTCGCAACACGACGCAGATCTATCCCTTCATGGGCAAACCCGGCTGGAACCTCACGACGGCCATGGCCGATGACGCCATCGCCTATCTCAACCGCGTCAATGCGCTGGCGCCGGAACAGCCGTTCCTGCTCTATTATGCGCCCGGCGGCACGCATGCGCCGCATCATCCCACCCCCGAATGGGTGAGGAAGATAAGCGACCTGCATCTCTTCGATCAGGGCTGGAACGCGCTGCGCGAGCAGATCTACGCCAATCAGAAGAAGCTCGGCGTCATTCCGCAGAATGCGAAGCTCACCCCATGGCCGCATGATCTGCTCAAGAACTGGGACGAACTCTCGGCCGACGAGAAGAAGCTCTTCATCCGGCAGGCGGAGGTCTTCGCCGCCTATGTCGCCTACACCGACCATGAGATCGGCCGCGTCATTCAGGCGGTCGAGGACATGGGCAAGCTCGACAATACGCTGATCATCTACATCAACGGCGACAATGGCACGAGCGCGGAAGGGCAGCTCAACGGCACGCCCAACGAAGTCGCCATGTTCAACGGCGTGCAGGTGCCGGTCACGGATCAGCTCAAATTCTACGACGCCTGGGGCACGGAAAGCACCTATCCGCACATGTCGGTCGGATGGGCCTGGGCATTTGACACCCCCTTCTCCTGGACGAAGCAGATCGCCTCACATTTCGGCGGCGTGCGGCAGGGCATGGCCATTTCATGGCCCGCCGTCATCACGGACAAGGGCGGCGTTCGCAACCAGTTCCATCACATGATCGACATTGCGCCGACCATTCTGGAGGCGACGCATGTTCCCGAACCGAAGGTCGTCGACGGCGTGAAGCAGAGCCCGATGGAGGGCGTCAGCCTGATGTACACCTTCGACGCCAAAAACGCCGACGCGCCCTCGCGCCACAAGACGCAATATTTCGAGATGATGGGCGATCACGCCCTCTATCACGACGGCTGGATCGCCAGCACCAAGGTCATGCGCGCGCCATGGGACGTGATGGGAAAGGTGAGCCAGGACCCGGCCGGCTTCCCCTTCGAGCTTTATGACCTGCGCACAGACTGGACGCAGTCGGAAAACGTCGCCGACAAACACCCCGAGAAGGTGAAGGAGCTCGAAAAAATCTTCTTGCAGGAGGCGAAGAAATATCAGGTCTTGCCGCTCGACGCTTCCGTCGCGACGCGTCTCGTGACGCCGCGGCCGAGCCTGACCGCCGGTCGCAACGTCTTCGTCTGGACGCAGCCACTGACCGGCACGCCGAACGGCAGCGCGCCCTTCATCCTCGACGCCTCCTATAACTTCAGGGCCGACGTCGATATCCCGCAGGGGGGCGGCGACGGCATGCTCATCACCCAGGGCGGGCGCTTCGGCGGCTATGGCTTCTATCTGCGCCAGGGGCGGCCGGTCTTCACCTGGAACCTCGTCGATCTGAAGCGGCAACGCTGGGAAGGCCTCGACCAGATCCCGCCCGGCAAGCACACGATCGAATTCGACTTTCGTTACGACGGTCTGGGTCTCGCCACGCTGGCCTTCGACAATCTCTCCGGCATCGGCCGCGGCGGGACGGGCGTGCTGAAGGTCGACGGCAAGCTCGTCGCGGAACAGAAGATGAAGCGCACCCTTCCGCTGATCCTGCAATGGGACGAGTCGCTCGATGTCGGCTCGGACACGCTGACCGGCGTCGATGACGCCGATTACCAGCCGCCCTTCGCCTTCAACGGCAGGATCGACAGGATCACCCTGACCGTCGAGCGGCCCAAACTGACGCCCGAAGATGAAAAGCGGCTGCGGGAAGCGGCTGCGGGCGGAAAGACGAGCGAATAA
- a CDS encoding rhomboid family intramembrane serine protease: MVMPLYDDAPLRHLKRPLVNHALIAVNVLVFLIVQSELLGDPLTIMRGFAIIPRILFGEANLADWVVGPPPAATLVTALFFHSSLLHLASNMLFLYVFGDNVEDAMGSLHYLLFYLSCGVVAGVFYIYATPHSITPLVGASSAISGVCAAFLLLYPRATVTGFFPPLTMIMLPYWFITLADRSRPPTRKLMGLKPPLFSFHASGFLFIGAWIVLQLVNASWGGGEGHVAWMAHVGGIVAGLVLTPIFKRRRHPLFDRGPLAVPPAPAPAPDPTPPSQDQAPPAP; the protein is encoded by the coding sequence ATGGTGATGCCGCTCTACGACGACGCGCCCCTGCGCCATCTCAAGCGGCCGCTTGTCAATCACGCGCTGATCGCGGTCAATGTCCTCGTCTTCCTGATCGTCCAGAGCGAGTTGCTCGGCGATCCGCTGACGATCATGCGCGGCTTCGCCATCATTCCGCGCATTCTCTTCGGCGAAGCCAATCTCGCCGACTGGGTCGTCGGCCCGCCGCCGGCGGCGACGCTGGTCACGGCGCTCTTCTTCCATTCGTCGCTGCTGCATCTCGCCAGCAACATGCTGTTCCTCTACGTCTTCGGCGACAATGTCGAGGACGCCATGGGATCGCTGCACTACCTGCTGTTCTACCTCTCCTGCGGCGTGGTGGCGGGCGTCTTCTACATTTACGCGACGCCGCATTCGATCACGCCGCTCGTCGGCGCGTCGAGCGCCATTTCCGGGGTCTGCGCGGCCTTTCTGCTGCTCTATCCGCGCGCGACGGTGACGGGCTTCTTCCCGCCGCTGACGATGATCATGCTGCCCTACTGGTTCATCACGCTGGCCGACAGGTCGCGCCCGCCGACGCGCAAGCTGATGGGGCTCAAGCCGCCGCTCTTCTCCTTCCACGCCTCGGGCTTTCTGTTCATCGGCGCGTGGATCGTGCTGCAGCTCGTCAATGCGAGCTGGGGCGGCGGCGAAGGCCATGTGGCCTGGATGGCGCATGTCGGCGGCATTGTCGCCGGCCTGGTGCTGACGCCGATCTTCAAGCGTCGCAGGCATCCGCTGTTCGACCGCGGCCCGCTGGCGGTCCCGCCCGCCCCGGCGCCCGCGCCGGACCCCACGCCGCCGTCGCAGGATCAGGCGCCGCCGGCGCCGTGA
- a CDS encoding lipopolysaccharide biosynthesis protein: MSVLLAFLGNTITNFIIGLMVAKFLGPEEYGRFALAFSIAVVVQTALYDWLRLSATRFYSQRTRESEPGIRSTLGTSFLLVTGFLFVTTLVFALIGPTLDFDNELILLALLTATANGLFDYSTALARARFEDGAYARLVFVKNVLAFLLIGGGAYIFRSAGVALAGGIASLFGTVLMSRPALTDPGVRCRDAEVETVGLLAAYSAPIVAAHLLYQTMPLAARSIVASVYDFAETGQFALAYDLGMRAVTAFGSALDVLLFQIAVAAHEKHGEDRGLAQVAANMGVVFAFLLPACVGLWLVLPSVQELIVPGQFRGPFAHYLGLLLPGLFAMGMINFGVNPIFQISKRTAPLVYAAGAAAAVSLLLLFVLPWGRDASNLAIAQAGGYVAALVATIYFALRAQPVWPSFWDLYAAVVGTGVMFVALLPMRGMAPGFLTLVAQIVTGAAIYGVMVLVFDIAGLRGHARAWLRARR; the protein is encoded by the coding sequence GTGAGCGTCCTTCTCGCCTTCCTCGGCAACACCATCACCAATTTCATCATCGGCCTGATGGTGGCGAAATTTCTCGGTCCCGAGGAATATGGCCGCTTCGCGCTCGCCTTTTCCATCGCCGTGGTGGTGCAGACGGCGCTCTACGACTGGCTGCGGCTTTCCGCGACGCGCTTCTATTCCCAGCGCACGCGCGAGAGCGAACCCGGCATCCGTTCGACGCTGGGCACATCCTTTCTCCTCGTCACGGGCTTTCTCTTCGTCACGACGCTGGTCTTTGCGCTGATCGGCCCGACGCTCGATTTCGACAATGAGCTGATCCTGCTGGCGCTCCTCACGGCCACGGCCAACGGGCTGTTCGACTATTCCACCGCGCTCGCCCGCGCGCGTTTCGAGGACGGTGCCTATGCGCGGCTGGTCTTCGTCAAGAATGTTCTCGCCTTCCTGCTCATTGGCGGCGGCGCCTATATCTTCCGCTCGGCGGGCGTGGCGCTGGCGGGCGGGATCGCGAGCCTCTTCGGCACGGTGCTGATGAGCCGGCCGGCGCTGACCGACCCCGGCGTGCGCTGCCGCGACGCGGAAGTCGAGACGGTCGGCCTTCTGGCCGCCTATAGCGCGCCCATCGTCGCCGCCCATCTGCTCTATCAGACCATGCCGCTCGCGGCGCGCTCGATCGTCGCGAGCGTCTATGACTTCGCCGAGACGGGGCAGTTCGCGCTGGCCTATGATCTCGGCATGCGCGCGGTCACGGCTTTCGGCTCGGCGCTCGACGTGCTGCTGTTCCAGATCGCCGTCGCCGCCCATGAGAAGCACGGCGAGGATCGCGGGCTCGCGCAGGTCGCCGCCAACATGGGCGTCGTCTTCGCCTTTCTGCTGCCGGCCTGCGTCGGCCTGTGGCTCGTGCTGCCCTCGGTGCAGGAGCTGATCGTGCCGGGGCAGTTTCGCGGCCCCTTCGCCCATTATCTCGGCCTGCTGCTGCCCGGCCTCTTCGCCATGGGCATGATCAATTTCGGGGTCAATCCGATCTTCCAGATATCCAAGCGCACGGCCCCGCTCGTCTATGCGGCGGGGGCGGCGGCGGCGGTGTCGCTGCTCCTGCTCTTTGTCCTCCCCTGGGGGCGCGACGCCTCCAATCTCGCCATCGCCCAGGCCGGCGGCTATGTCGCGGCGCTGGTCGCGACCATCTATTTCGCGCTGCGCGCGCAGCCGGTCTGGCCCTCCTTCTGGGATCTCTATGCGGCGGTGGTGGGGACGGGCGTGATGTTCGTCGCGCTGCTGCCGATGCGCGGCATGGCGCCGGGCTTCCTCACCCTGGTCGCCCAGATCGTTACGGGCGCGGCGATCTATGGCGTGATGGTGCTCGTCTTCGACATCGCCGGTCTGCGCGGTCACGCCCGCGCCTGGCTGCGCGCGCGCAGGTGA
- the ileS gene encoding isoleucine--tRNA ligase, with protein sequence MNDETPKGPDYSKSLYLPVTDFPMRAGLPQREPEFLKRWAEIGLNEKMREAAKGRPKFTLHDGPPYANGNIHIGHALNKILKDIVTRSQRMTGKDCVYVPGWDCHGLPIEWKIEEENYRAKGKKKPDFSHPDEMIAFRRECRAYAENWLSVQREEFKRLGVAGEWDRPYATMAYPAEAIIAREIMKFAENGLLYRGSKPVMWSVVEKTALAEAEVEYEDHTSDTVWVAFPIPKGAPDDLADARVVIWTTTPWTLPGNRAISYSSRIGYGLYRVTQAADKNWAFPGAKFILADKFAGDVFKAAKVEGFERLRDVRADELNDLVCAHPLAHLGYAFDVPLFDGDHVTDDTGTGFVHTAPGHGREDFDIWMANGRRLTESGVDTRIPYTVDADGFYTQEAPGFSGKRVLTEKGEKGDANEAVMAELVKAGNLIARGRLKHQYPHSWRSKKPVIFRNTPQWFIAMDKGMTPSPRARGEGAARSATDEGQGVSGGLAPHPNPLPAGGERGNMPTLRAIALEEISRTQWTPAAGENRIRGMIANRPDWVVSRQRAWGVPIAVFVKKGGHEILVDSRVNARIVEAFGKEGADAWYEARAAERFLAPDYDPNDYEKVADVLDVWFDSGSTHAFVLDDAENFPALAGLHRKRDGGADEVMYLEGSDQHRGWFHSSLLESCGTRLRAPYDAVLTHGFVLDEKGRKMSKSLGNVVAPQKVIADSGADILRLWVAASDYADDLRVGPEILKTFVDLYRKLRNTLRWMLGALAHYGADDEAALEHAGELERLMLHRLVEMDAAIRSAYAAYDYKKVVALLTPFMTSDLSAFYFDIRKDALYCEPPSSVKRKASLAVVEHIFRCVTTWLAPILVFTAEEAWLARYPQATSVHVEGFPDIPSHWRDEALAKKWEGVRAVRSVVTGALEIERAQKRIGSSLEAAPTVFIADGHLRAALDGVDFADVCIVSGVAIDAGEGPADAFRLPEVPGVAVAPGRAPGVKCARSWRYFDPATAEPDYPDVTPRDAQALRELKALGRWSA encoded by the coding sequence ATGAACGACGAAACGCCCAAAGGGCCGGACTATTCCAAGAGCCTCTATCTGCCCGTCACCGACTTTCCGATGCGCGCCGGCCTGCCCCAGCGCGAGCCGGAATTTCTCAAACGCTGGGCCGAGATCGGCCTCAATGAGAAAATGCGCGAGGCGGCGAAGGGACGGCCGAAATTCACCCTGCACGACGGCCCGCCCTACGCCAATGGCAACATCCATATCGGCCATGCGCTGAACAAGATCCTCAAGGACATCGTCACGCGCAGCCAGCGCATGACCGGCAAGGACTGCGTTTACGTGCCGGGCTGGGACTGCCACGGCCTGCCGATCGAGTGGAAGATCGAGGAAGAGAATTACCGCGCCAAGGGCAAGAAGAAGCCGGATTTCTCCCATCCCGACGAGATGATCGCCTTCCGCCGCGAGTGCCGCGCCTATGCCGAAAACTGGCTGTCGGTGCAGCGCGAGGAGTTCAAGCGGCTCGGCGTCGCCGGCGAATGGGATCGTCCCTATGCGACGATGGCCTATCCCGCCGAGGCGATCATTGCGCGCGAGATCATGAAATTCGCCGAAAACGGCCTGCTCTATCGCGGCTCCAAGCCGGTGATGTGGAGCGTGGTGGAAAAGACCGCGCTGGCCGAGGCCGAAGTCGAATATGAGGATCATACGAGCGATACGGTGTGGGTCGCCTTCCCGATCCCGAAGGGCGCGCCCGACGACCTCGCCGACGCCCGCGTCGTCATCTGGACGACGACGCCCTGGACGCTGCCGGGCAATCGCGCCATCTCCTATTCGTCCAGGATCGGCTACGGCCTCTATCGCGTGACGCAGGCGGCCGACAAAAACTGGGCCTTTCCCGGCGCGAAATTCATTCTCGCCGACAAGTTCGCCGGCGACGTCTTCAAGGCGGCCAAGGTCGAGGGCTTCGAGCGGCTGCGCGACGTGCGCGCCGATGAGCTGAACGATCTCGTCTGCGCCCATCCGCTGGCGCATCTGGGCTACGCCTTCGACGTGCCGCTGTTCGACGGCGACCATGTGACCGACGACACGGGCACGGGCTTCGTGCATACGGCGCCCGGCCACGGCCGCGAGGACTTCGACATCTGGATGGCGAATGGCCGCCGGCTCACTGAGAGCGGCGTCGACACGCGCATTCCCTATACGGTCGACGCGGACGGTTTCTACACACAGGAGGCGCCGGGCTTTTCGGGCAAGCGCGTGCTCACCGAAAAGGGCGAGAAGGGCGACGCCAATGAGGCCGTGATGGCCGAACTGGTCAAGGCCGGCAATCTCATCGCGCGCGGGCGCCTGAAGCACCAATATCCGCATTCCTGGCGCTCCAAGAAACCGGTGATCTTCCGCAATACGCCGCAATGGTTCATCGCGATGGACAAGGGGATGACCCCTTCTCCCCGCGCGCGGGGAGAAGGCGCCGCGCGAAGCGCGACGGATGAGGGGCAAGGGGTCTCGGGCGGCCTTGCCCCTCACCCCAACCCTCTCCCCGCAGGCGGGGAGAGGGGGAACATGCCCACCCTGCGCGCCATTGCGCTCGAGGAAATCTCGCGCACGCAATGGACGCCGGCGGCGGGCGAGAACCGTATTCGCGGCATGATCGCCAACCGGCCCGACTGGGTCGTGTCGCGCCAGCGCGCCTGGGGCGTGCCGATCGCCGTCTTCGTGAAGAAGGGCGGGCACGAAATTCTCGTTGATTCGCGCGTCAATGCGCGCATCGTCGAAGCGTTCGGGAAGGAAGGCGCCGACGCCTGGTACGAGGCGCGCGCCGCCGAGCGTTTTCTGGCGCCCGACTACGACCCCAATGATTACGAGAAGGTCGCCGACGTTCTCGACGTGTGGTTCGACTCAGGCTCCACGCACGCCTTCGTGCTGGACGACGCCGAAAACTTCCCCGCGCTCGCCGGCCTGCACAGGAAGCGCGACGGCGGCGCCGATGAGGTGATGTATCTGGAAGGCTCGGACCAGCATCGCGGCTGGTTCCATTCCTCGCTTCTCGAAAGCTGCGGCACGCGCTTGCGCGCGCCGTACGACGCCGTGCTGACGCATGGCTTCGTGCTCGACGAGAAGGGCCGCAAGATGTCTAAGTCGCTCGGCAATGTCGTCGCGCCGCAGAAGGTCATCGCGGATTCGGGCGCCGACATTCTGCGCCTGTGGGTCGCGGCGTCCGATTACGCCGACGATCTGCGCGTGGGTCCGGAGATCCTCAAGACCTTCGTCGATCTGTATCGCAAATTGCGCAACACGCTGCGCTGGATGCTCGGCGCGCTGGCGCATTACGGCGCCGATGATGAAGCCGCGCTCGAACACGCCGGCGAACTCGAACGGCTGATGCTGCATCGTCTCGTCGAGATGGACGCCGCCATTCGCTCGGCCTATGCGGCCTATGACTACAAGAAGGTCGTGGCGTTGCTGACGCCCTTCATGACGAGCGATCTCTCCGCCTTCTATTTCGACATCCGCAAGGACGCGCTCTATTGCGAGCCGCCGTCGAGCGTGAAGCGCAAGGCGTCGCTCGCCGTGGTCGAGCACATCTTCCGCTGCGTGACGACATGGCTCGCGCCGATCCTCGTCTTCACGGCGGAGGAGGCCTGGCTCGCCCGCTATCCGCAGGCGACATCCGTGCATGTCGAGGGCTTCCCCGACATCCCGTCGCACTGGCGCGACGAGGCGCTGGCGAAGAAATGGGAGGGCGTGCGTGCGGTTCGCTCGGTCGTAACCGGGGCGCTCGAAATCGAGCGCGCGCAAAAGCGCATCGGCTCCTCGCTCGAAGCGGCGCCGACGGTGTTCATTGCCGACGGCCATCTGCGCGCCGCGCTCGACGGCGTCGATTTCGCCGACGTCTGCATCGTCTCGGGCGTCGCCATCGACGCCGGCGAGGGTCCGGCCGACGCCTTCCGCCTGCCGGAGGTTCCGGGCGTGGCGGTCGCGCCCGGCCGCGCGCCGGGCGTCAAATGCGCCCGCTCCTGGCGCTACTTCGATCCGGCGACGGCCGAGCCGGATTATCCCGACGTGACCCCGCGCGACGCGCAGGCGCTGCGCGAGCTGAAGGCGCTCGGGCGCTGGAGCGCGTGA